ACTAAGGCGTCTAAGAACGTACACAGtgggcgactaaacccaaatatttgatcttttgaacagacgtagtggaacgtattatcgatcaaaatttgatcgacgaTTAacacccagagtatatttggtctgggaccaagactaaacccaaatatagtcgagcgttggtatagtccacgccccaccaccaggcggttatataatctacgtcccacaccaggcgtacgtaaagtccccgcaccacaccaggcgtacgtaaagtctacgctccacatggggcgtacgcaaagtctacgccccattttttttttgttaattttgtatggggcgggcattataccccgccccattctttgttttccaaaaCAATTTTAGTGGGgagggctttatacctccgccccacttctttttttttttttcttcagaatctCCCcaatcaggcggacgtatagcccacgccccacaccaggcgaatatATAGTgtacgctcgatcaaatttagtcttcCACCCGTAACGTCACACactagactaaactcaaatttggtcattttttttggtctttgatctttgattatactcgcaccattgcagttgctctaaggggATGATAAAGCCCATCTTAATCTTGGTTGACATTGATACAATGACCAAGGCGTCAACCGTAGGAGTGGCAGGATCACTTCTGTACAGCTACGATCGCTGTTGTTGGCATGTTGGCTAGACATACGGATTTGTATATGGCTACTTGAAACAACTTGTCAAAAACAAATACACTCTACAAGTGTACTTATTAAGATTCGGCATCTTCAATTCAATTCTAGTCCTCATTCACCAAAAAAGAGGGTACTTGTGAATTTGTCCATATAATCAAACTCTTAGGCTAAcctctatgggctagattgagctgttagattggccaaaaagtgttgcaaatcaaaaagTAAGTGTGGGAAAAAAAATTAACACCTGTACATGCTACTTCTCTCTCTTAGCATTTGCTCGTAGTTCAACTAGCAGCTAGTTTCAAAAGCTGAATCGTTCAGCGCTCAAAAGATAACcaaaacgctgaaccattcagcgttctgggagaaaattttctgatctaactgctgagatttaaagcgctgaaccgttcagcgctagATGGTGGTCCCGCTAacatggtcttctaatctagctgctagattagccatcccatagaacttaggaggttgccctagctgacgtggatggccaatctagctgctagattagaagaccataggggttagccttaaTGGATTCAGCTAAAGAAGCGTACGGGACATGAGTTGCTACAAGTCGAGGATCATGGTCATGAGGAGTAGTACTAGTTTTAGCGAAGTCAAAGAAGGCTATGATTTGGAAGAATATGTTTAAATTCGAGGAACGGAACAAGGTCATGGGGTGAAACAGTAAGCAATGGGTGTTGGTGGTTTTTGTTTGAGCAAGGGTAATTGATTCGATTGACGACGGCGAAAGCTAATGCTTTAAGCCAAGTGCTTCCTGATTTGGGCAGTGTTGCTATTATCAAATCAGTATGTAAGGCTTTGAAATTCTGTTGAAAGTACTTGAGGCTTTCTATTCCGACATCGGAACGCCAAAAACCTTGATACTGATAGAGAATACCCTTCCCTAAACCGTGGCGACCTGCACCCCCGTTAGAAATTTCATCACCGTCATCATGATTGTTCTTGTTAGTGGCAGCCATAGGGTGATCTTTAGCTTTAAAGGTTTGAAGGTTTATTATCTAATGAGATGGCTAGAAATTGTATCTCTTCTCTAATCATAAACAAAGGGTATTTTCAATTGCTTTGCTCGTCCATACATTTTCTTTCCCGAAACTTGTGCttcttaatttttatttaataatgattaatttaaaaCATGTTGACTGGTTAGTGACATAGTTGTTAGTTATCCAACACTAATTAATTAATTTCTAAAattagccgtggttatttagggaaggagctttctaaatcgattagaattcttagtggccaagtttgtaacctatataaataggtagttaggccttATAGAATTTgtacattgtgtagaaaacgattaagagatcggtgaaaaatttcttgtatagcttttaggtctaaaggtagggtttcgttgtgagagcatattggtgaggaataaGAGACAAAGTTATCGTCTCggataattgttgcggtgtaaccaagagtttgctgggattcacacgacgctgTAATTGTTTTTCCTttatagtggatttgagttggtgcggctcaaagtggacgtggacaatatatacaagttgtatgtattggtcgaaccaatataaatcttgtgtcttgtgatttgatttatctttctcgtattttcatagttgcttgtgcttggtttacttattattcatcataatatctcaagatccgttatttcgcggttgtcagtgattattccctTAGAAATTCCTGACAATAGTGAGTCCTGACATCTAATGATTTTCCATCTGAAAATGATCAAAATGTTTAGATTGACTTCGTCCCTTACACTGAGGCAGATCTGGCGGGTTCCATTTCTGTCCGCACATATCTCGATGCTAAGCAAACTGTGTATAATCCGTTCGATTCCCTCTGGAGAGAAATCGAAGTGGAATTCTCAGTGCGTCTAGACAAGTTAAAAATGAGTTACTCACCGAAGAATTTGCAGCGTGAATGCACCAAGGTAGAGGATGTGATAGGATGGATGGGACTAACTTCTGCCCCACCTATATTTCAATGCACCAAATGCTGCCCTGAGTCCGTACAATCTCCCTCGGTGCATTCACGGTGCAAATTTTTCATGGATCTAACAAAACTGTTTCCCGTTTACACTAGTATAAACTAATTAATGGTCTTGGTCGCTCTTTAGTTCTATTTTCTTGACTGATGAATACTCTTAAGTTGCGATTTGACCTCGATATGAAATGTGGAGTGGCCGTTGTTTGATGTGATGTTAGATTGAGTATTTATGGAGGTCCACACCACAGACCATCgtgcatttttcttttatttttacagTTTTTTTAGGGACCGAGAAAACAAGTAAAAACCGTCTTTcacatatatttatttttttaatttatggaTCACCCATCCGAAGACGTGGAGGGGTGGATTTGTGCGTGGAGTTTCATCTGGTTTTTTCAGCTCTAGACTTTTTGTTTTCACTATTTATGATTCTTTACGTTAATTTTTAGGCGCTTCGAAACacacttttcctttttctttttcttgatttttttccaACTTAATAGTTTAGCGCTTTTGCCCTCACTCATTCACAGCTATCATAAGAGTGCTTTAACAAGAATACGTAGAGCAAGTTGTGAACCTTGTCACAAGTCTCCTCTAGTTTAAAATCTCATGTGTCAGTGAAGGAAATGCCAGCCATTCTTATGATAAACAATTTTATCGAGTTAAATAATGGTTCTTGTTCTTGATTGTGCATGCTGCCAAATGAATTATACCACCTCAAATTATGCCACTCATGGATTCCAAAACCGTCCTCTCATGTAACTTGTTTTTACAGTGGGTTTACATTCATGTAGGACTCACCGGTTCATCCAATAAGGGTTTTCGGATTCAATTTCACGCAGATATGGAAACCATCTTAATATGGAAAGTGGAAACGGACCAAAAACAGGAAGTATAAGTTCAAGTTCTTATTACTATATATATACATCGACTCCAAAATCGCCCTCCCATATGATTAACTTGTTTTTGTAGCGGGTGTAGCGTGTAGGACCCAAACTGGTGGTTTAGTCTTTCTATATATGGTcgattttttagggtttacttTTTATTGTCAGGAGGAGTTATTTCCGTGAAGGTCTATCCAGAATCACTAATCTCACCTATAACGTTGCAAAGATTTTCTCGCGTCCATCTCCTGAAAGAAATGGAAAACCCGGATACCAGAATCCAAAATAACAATGATCAACTGCAGCTAAGTGATGGAGCTTCTGAATTTTATTCAAAAGATGTAGAGGCAGAAGCTAATTCATACTTTCACAAGTTATTCTCTGGGAAATTGACCACCATTGAACTTGTTCATGTTCTTTTTCGTTTCAAGGAATCTCCTGAGGTAAAGAACCACTCTATCTATTCGTGTATGATAGGTAATCTGTTTGAGGAGTACAAGTTTCTTCCTAAATATCCTTACAAGGAGCTTTCAGTTGTTGCTGTTCTCCTCGGTAAGCATTGTAATTATGCACACACTGTACTCGTAAGTGGTAACATGTTTGTTATTCCTTTTGGACTGCGCTATTCTACTTGTATAATGTGAATGAACTTAATCGCAGGATCACTAATAAAGCACCACCTTTTATCCCATCTTCTCCTTGGCGTCGCTCTTCGCGGTGTTCTGGATGCATTGCATAACCTTGCAGATACAAAGATGTATCTATTTGGGACAAAAGCATTAGAGCAGTATGTGGATCGGTTGGTAGAGTGGCCTAATTATAGCCGTCATATCATGCAAGTTCCTCATCTACGTGCAACCCATCCAAAGCTTGTTGTGCTCGTCGAATGTGCTCTTGCCAGGAGCTCATCCACTAGCCACTCAGAAGCAAGCATAGATGACGTTGCTCCTACAGATCATCATCATGGAACAAGTCAGGTTGGTAATGTAGGTGTGGTAAATAATGGGATTTAGTTGAAGCATGAGACACTAAATTACTATTTGAGACTTGAGAGCTGCCATGTCTTTACAAAATCTGATCAGAGTATAGTTCGGTTATCCCAGCAGCATTTGTTAGACAAAATTGATGCTGCCGCAAAGCAAACACTTATTGAAAGGATATTCTTCTGCCATATAGCGAATTCTATTATGTCCATTCTTATGCATGCAAGTTGATAGTATATCAAATTAATTAGGGGTCGAGATAGCACTTTCCATGACTGATTTGTTCCGTTTTGGGATTGTTGTTTAATTGCATAATTGAAGTTGACAATCAAGATACTTTTTTGTACTTCTATTGTGAGATTCCAATCATTTAGAGAATTCGGTTCTCAACCATATATAATAAGGTTGAACTAGTTTTCGAATTAGTAATTTTACTATAATATGTAGATATCAATTTTATTCGTATATATAAGTAATAAGTTAATCTAGTAATGCATATACAACCACAATACCATGTACGTACTTCAGTAAAACATCACAGTCACGAACCTGAAACCCTGCTAAGATCTGATTTTCCTTACTTTGATCGATGTGTGAGACTCCGAAGAAGGCGGACAGGTGACACATGAGACGACTTCAATCGGAGAATCTTAGTTCTCAGTCGCCTCGAAGACATGTTGCGTCTAAGTTCCACCAAAACAGACACAGCAACTTTGTTGATCTCCTTCACAGCTTTCTTAACCTTCTCTTTAaatccttcttcttcagcaggaGCAGAAAACTGATAGCTATTCAGAAAAGTTTGTCTGACATGAAAATCATGTCGAGTACTTCCATTCCGATGATAAATCTCAATCGTGTCTATCAATAACGGCTCTTGATTGTGCCCGCCATACGAGTTATTCAACCGCGAACCACGCCACTCATCAACTACTATCATCGGACGGATTCTGTTGTTTGGCATCCCCTTACTGAAACTTAACTAACACAACATAGTGGTTTGGTAtgtctctcaaaatgttttatttatATGCTCATTAAAGGGGAGTTGGTATTGAATTTTGTTTGACAAAGTGATTAATTAGTGGTTgaacaaattacaagaaatgtGTTTAATGGTTGGTGTCTTCTGTTACAACTTACAACCAAAAACGGCATTTGTCCACATTAGGTGGTAATTAATAATTTTTATAGTCTATGGCTGATCAATCTACTTAGACTTATAGAGTAAAAATATACATGCCATCATCTATCTAATTAGATTTAAAGAGTAATTATACATGCCATCATCTCTAACTATGTCCGATGTTACCATGGAACTTAGCACCACAAGATATGCCAcatgcaatatcttcttcttctttttttatgctTTTATTTAAGCTTGACCGGTAGTTATAACTTGACTTCCTTAAAAAAGTTGGTGCCTAATACAATATGGTGGCCTAGTATAAGGTTCCTTTGTTGCCATTCTGTTGCAAGCTAACTTAGCAACGATAGCCTGAAAATCAAACTGGTGAAAAGTTTTACCTttggtttttttgtttctttttttttacacGGAAAACATGGAATCGAACTTCTAACCTATAACTTGAGAGTTCGACCCCTGACCAACTAGGTTATTTCCTGTTAGTTCGTGAAGAGTTTGTCGTGCCTCTAACAACTGGTGATGTAACTGCCACACTATACCTCTTGTGTAACTCCTTCTACATCCTGAGCATCAAGCCTGAAAGAGATTTTTGAGAAGCAATTGCTTAACCCAGATTTTATACCACAATATCTCCTTAAGTCATAAACAGGGGCGGAACTGCATATAGATTTGGGCTGTCCAAGGTCCAAAAAAACTCACCATTTCACCATGGTTTTGAGTTGGGAAACTTAGGCACAGACCCAaaagaaataatattttcattgtcaggcccacaattaattttaggtaccgtgacacccaaaattatccaaaattattaagaatcaatacataactcgttatgcatactaatTTTTCAGGAATAACTCGTTATGCAACTagtttttcaggggtataattataaaacaaacttggatataacatatctaaaaatccgcgccttggaatttaacaaattttatatcgttggaaatctttttaagaaagCTACGCGACgaatacaaacaacaatatcaaatttttgtttttcacgaaaaagtcggaggtgatcatcattttaggcaaaattttcgaaaactgtctacataaccattatgcaaccaccaaaaaagatgcataacacattctgcagacgcataacgaataaTGCAgccattttctcgattgcataacaaagttatgcatctataacaagttatgtaaccattgttttggttgattttagtgcgtacataaaaaatggatgcataatgcagtatgcatccatatttacggatgcatatcaggttatgcatctattttctcgatgcataaaagattgtgcaacaattttctcgaagcataatgcattatgcagtcatattttcggatacataacaggttatgcatctattttcacgactgcataacatgttatgtagatattattgtaggtgcatgacaagttatgcaaccttattttttgttggtttcaatactaaggaAAACCTAGCtgcataacgtattatgcaaccattttctagactgcataacaagttatgcaaacaaaaaaaaactgcataacgtgttatgcaaccaatttcgagaatgcataacaagttatgcaacaaattttggtcATGCATCACCTATTCACACCTCTATTTTCTTCTAAATGCACGTCACACGCACACAAAACCCATCTACACTTCCATCTCCTTTTCCAAATTTTATTTCTTCAACTAGTTTCGACGCATAGCAACACACTCTTTCATGCGCTAGATGATTGGTGTCACCTTGATAGGATATAGTATTTTATCCATTACATTTTGAACTTTAGTTTAGTAGGGTCCTATGCATCAAAATTGAGTTGATTTACATACGCGGCGCGTAGTTTAAAGCTTATTACATTCTTAGTTGTGTTAGCTGATTTCATTAGCCAAAGGCTTATAAAACTGAGCTCGTCATGATTTCACTTCTTCTCTTGTAAAGTTTATCATCAAGTTCACCTACAAAGGGAATCTCAAAAATCAACATCTTAAAATGAAACCAAATAGTGTCAGTCGGTAAATTAAACAAACATTATCCTCTCTCAGTCTTCATGTGGAATCTAATTCGATACTAACGATACCAAAATAAATAACTActctctcaatcttcttcttcatccatttCCACATTTTCTCTGAATAAAAAATGTTTATAAATCTATGATAATCATCTTCCCCATCACTATCTCTTCTCAAATCAAGAAAATGTAGCAGACTCATCAAATTCCAACCAAATCACCTCAAATTTCAAAAGATTAGAAGATCATTCCCTCAAATTTGTGTTGCTGCTTCCACCGGGAGTTCTTCATCCTCTATTCAAACAGGTTTATCTTCATctctctttttgttctttctgtCTTTACTGATAGAGATCGGTGATCTATCTACTCGTCAAATTTTGGATGATATGAATAATTGCAGGTTCAAACAGTATTGAACTAGATGCGGTATCGGGTTTCAGTGAGATCGTTCCCGATACTGTCAtttttgatgatttccaaaagtatattcattcatttcaattttcttaaTAATGGGTTTGCTAATAATTTTTCACGAAAATATGAGTGCGCCCCTGAACTTTTGGGAcggtgggtttgacagtggaggAAATCTAAAAAATGGGTgtgactgtagttttcacttttgaGTTTGGCAAAAAAACAATCAAGCCTAAACATAGGCTTAAGCCACCCCAACCAAATCCAATTAGTTTTCAAGCCATCCCACCCTTATTTTCCAGTTCCGCCACTGGTCATAAACCGTGAAGCATTTTTCATTTGGATCTCTTCGACCCATTAAACTTAACTACCTTTCAAGGTGACGTAGACTTtgaggcctgtcaatggaaaaatatccgtcggatatttagaaatccgatatccgacatgttaagcactaccggatattcgatattcgataatatcctataggatatcaaaatcagatatcgattccgataggctaagatttcggatatccgataaatatccgatagtatccggttataacaaaaaagtttaaaaacccttgtaaaacattttcataattgacacttatgggatatttatccgacaatatccgatactagactcgaaattaggataaattacaaataagttcctatactatcggatatcggatattaacatttcggattgggtctaatccgtttccgatatgttaaggaagaaatatccgataaaacggataaaattctataggatctcgaatactcggaaacgaataccggatatcggacaaatattgacaggcctaagtAGAAGGTTGAACCGCAACCACTAGACCAACCTAAGAATTTATGGCACCTCTAAGATGTGTGCTCTCATCCAAAGAGAGAGTGCCTTAAGTAAAGGGACAAATAGGTAATTCTAAGAAATTGCGAGGGTAATTTTAGTAAATTTCACCGACGAGAACTAGAACATTCTTTCTTACACGTATCCGACAGtccaaaggagaagaagaaaacagttcTAGAACCGACTGGAAAGCGATCTCTTCGTAAAACCCTAGTTGATCTTCAATTTCAGATCCCATCAGGTAAGATTCGGCTTTCAAATATCGAAATTCCTGCAAATTTTTTCACATTTATGTCTGTTGATGATTTGAATGGTGTAATTTGAGCTTCATATGTGTGAAATTTCATATACTGTGATTCAAGAAACTTCTTAGGGCATCTGATTTAGTTCATATATCTTGAAATAGGGAAGAAACTTTAGAATAAAGGGTTAATTGTGATTGAAACAGTTGGATTTGCAATTTGTAGAATTTGGATTGAGgttaaaaccctagatttttaggGTGAAAATGGGGAAGCCATTGTTCTATGAGATTTGGGAAAAGCCAGCAACAAGTTGTATTATAGGGATATGTAGTGCAATTTGGTTTTATATACAGAAGAAAAACATTGGGTATTCACATGTTGGTTTGAATTATGATTCGGCATTAGAAGGGCATCATTGGAGGATTATAACATCGGCATTTTCGCATATTAGTGTTATTCATTTGGTTTTCAATATGAGTGCACTTTGGAGTCTTGGGGTGGTGGAGAGTTTGGATGTTATGGGGCTGGGTGTTGAGTTTTATCTTCATTATACGCTTGTTCTGGTTGTGTTGTCCGGGGGTTTGGTTTTAGGGACTTATCATGTTTTGATTCAAAAGTTTAAGTTGGAATATTTTCGGAGAGTTACGGCTGTTGGGTATTCTTGTGTTGTGTTTGGGTGGATGACGATACTAGCTGTTAAACAACCATCATCGAAGCTTAATTTGTTTGGGGTTCTGTCACTTCCTATCAGTTTTGCGCCTTTTGAATCACTGATATTTACTTCGATCATGGTGCCACAAGCAAGCTTTCTTGGTCATTTGTCGGGGATTATTGTCGGGTACTCTATTGGATGGGGTTTGATACACGGGATGAATAATTACTGGGCTATTACAATGCTAGGATggattgtatttatttttgtgttcAGTTTGAAGAAATCTGGCACTTTCAATTTTGAGTTTATTGAAATTGAATCTGTTGCGGATTCTTCGTTTCCTTCTGTGGGTTTTGTTGCAGCTGGAAATGGTAGAACTCTGCAGATGGGTGCAGTACCACTGGCTGGTTCCGAACTTGTCTGATTTGTTATGAAATATGCAACTTTCTTTGCATAAGAAATCAATATAACTGTAAATCACTTGCATATTGGGAATTTTATAGCAAAAACAGTAAGGTTTCTATTATTTTCCTTGTGAGGTATGAAATTTCGGACTTGCTCCAAATTCTAATGCTCTGTGCAGGTTTTTTTAGTACCAGTTATTTCATTCCACTGGAAAACCCTATAGGGTAACGAAGGCGGTGTCTTAGCTTACACATTTGAACTTATGAGATGCATCAGTTTTGTACTTGACATGTTTGAATAAGTTCATTTTAGACTTATAGTAGATGTAGTGAAAATAACTTGTGCAGTTGTGCTTCTGTTATACGATATGAAATGTACCAGCTTCAGAAAAAATCCGCAGTATGAGCTTGGCTTCCAAGTTAGATTATAGCAGCAATGGTGGTTTGAGctgagtattttttttatttttatttttatttttatttttcgggAATGAATGATTGTTCTTTAGAGGATAATAACTTGATGTTTGTTGCAGCACAGCTTTGATCAAGCTATCTTGGTTGTTTGCATGATAACACCTGCAAAACTGTCCCTTATCTTACAACCTTAGGTAGTAATAACCCAAGCCCAAAAACATTCAGTCCCAAAGGTGCTTGCTTTTAGAAGCTTCACCTGCAAAGGAAATTGATCTAGCTTTGCGGGCATAGAGAAAATGAGTGATGATAGAATAAGCGAATCTTTAAGGGCGTTAGAGTCATGTGAAAGTAACATCACCAAATTCTTGCATATTCTAGAGCAGGACGAGGCAGCATACAAACCTGAAATTTTAGCAATCGGGCCTTataatcaaatagataaaaaTAGACCTCACTCCATGGAACGTTACAAGATTCATTATGTTAAAGCTTTCCTCCATCGTCAGCCATCATTGTCATCATATCCAGACTTGATTAAAGCTGTCAAAGAGGTAAGAACCCAAGCTATTGAATGTTACCATGGTCTCCGTAGGTATCAAGTTTCTGGAGATTTTGTTAAAAGGATGATACTTGACGGTTGCTTCGTACTGGAATTAATAATGAGAAATGCTGATGAAGTTGCTAGAGCTGATAAAAACGATCCAATATTTTCCAGTGCTTGGAT
This is a stretch of genomic DNA from Papaver somniferum cultivar HN1 chromosome 1, ASM357369v1, whole genome shotgun sequence. It encodes these proteins:
- the LOC113317755 gene encoding RHOMBOID-like protein 13, whose product is MGKPLFYEIWEKPATSCIIGICSAIWFYIQKKNIGYSHVGLNYDSALEGHHWRIITSAFSHISVIHLVFNMSALWSLGVVESLDVMGLGVEFYLHYTLVLVVLSGGLVLGTYHVLIQKFKLEYFRRVTAVGYSCVVFGWMTILAVKQPSSKLNLFGVLSLPISFAPFESLIFTSIMVPQASFLGHLSGIIVGYSIGWGLIHGMNNYWAITMLGWIVFIFVFSLKKSGTFNFEFIEIESVADSSFPSVGFVAAGNGRTLQMGAVPLAGSELV